From Calothrix sp. PCC 6303, a single genomic window includes:
- a CDS encoding gamma-glutamylcyclotransferase produces the protein MKVFVYGTLKPGEENYPRYCEGKVKNSQRAFTLGKLFNLPQGYPAMTQGKNQVHGYLLEFDDGEVLSSLDELEDYHPAKTESENLYQRVKQEIFALENGSEKLPQKNTSLGLAWVYIMLESRVEKMQGKLIADGWWKR, from the coding sequence ATGAAAGTATTTGTTTACGGCACCTTAAAACCTGGTGAGGAAAATTATCCCAGGTATTGCGAGGGTAAAGTGAAAAATTCTCAACGCGCTTTCACTCTTGGGAAATTATTCAATTTACCCCAGGGATACCCAGCAATGACGCAGGGAAAGAATCAAGTTCATGGATATTTGCTCGAATTTGATGATGGTGAAGTTTTATCTAGTTTAGATGAATTGGAAGATTATCACCCTGCTAAAACAGAATCAGAAAATCTTTATCAGCGTGTGAAACAAGAAATATTTGCCTTAGAAAATGGAAGCGAAAAACTTCCTCAAAAAAATACTTCCTTGGGCTTGGCATGGGTATATATTATGCTAGAAAGCCGAGTTGAAAAGATGCAAGGAAAACTGATTGCGGATGGTTGGTGGAAGCGCTAG
- a CDS encoding IS4 family transposase — MAKKRPARTGNPDLRQQKHVPTPSIEEIEKQIFSLLSPANFKPLKSYEHKKEQEAEQKKKWRDRILTLPVMMAIVVSLVYRQIPGLREVIRVISQEGLLWVEPMLVSTQALSKRLRTLPIELFAEIFEQVMARISVQPRNQVVPENWKPVCAEFTAIWIADGSTLEALRRKLKALKGQQKTLAGKIMMVVEAFNHHPVTTWYTNNSKANDKTWCDKLLERLPIGGLLIFDLGFFKFPWFDAFTSSDKFFLTRLREKTSYKVIRCLTNAPFYRDEIIDMGEYRSNPCQRPVRLVSVLWGSTWYYYLTNVLDPQKLSAQQVCELYRRRWRVEDAFLLTKRLLGLAYIWVGDTNGVQIQIFATWIFYAVLNQLCIDVAVALNQPLDLISTEMVFRSLYHFSAAVLRGEAADVVSYLVERHKLFGLVKYRRKRHREIDAYTQQIWALSS; from the coding sequence ATGGCAAAAAAAAGACCAGCTAGAACAGGAAACCCCGATCTGCGTCAACAAAAACATGTGCCAACACCATCCATTGAAGAAATCGAGAAACAGATATTTTCATTGCTATCGCCTGCAAACTTCAAACCCCTAAAATCCTATGAACATAAAAAGGAACAAGAGGCAGAACAAAAGAAAAAATGGCGAGACAGAATATTGACTCTGCCAGTGATGATGGCGATAGTAGTGAGTCTAGTGTATCGGCAAATTCCAGGATTAAGAGAAGTAATTAGAGTCATCTCACAAGAGGGATTGTTATGGGTGGAGCCGATGCTGGTGAGTACTCAAGCATTGTCAAAACGATTACGAACACTGCCAATAGAACTGTTTGCAGAAATATTTGAGCAAGTAATGGCGAGAATTAGTGTACAACCCAGAAATCAGGTAGTACCAGAGAATTGGAAGCCAGTATGTGCAGAGTTCACAGCCATCTGGATTGCAGATGGGTCAACACTCGAAGCACTCAGAAGAAAACTCAAAGCACTCAAAGGACAACAAAAAACACTGGCGGGGAAAATCATGATGGTGGTAGAGGCGTTTAACCATCATCCAGTGACAACCTGGTATACAAACAACAGTAAAGCTAATGATAAAACTTGGTGTGACAAATTACTTGAGCGTTTACCAATTGGTGGATTGCTAATTTTTGATTTAGGGTTTTTTAAATTCCCTTGGTTCGATGCATTTACATCATCTGATAAGTTTTTCTTGACACGACTACGAGAAAAAACTTCTTACAAGGTGATTCGTTGTTTGACCAATGCCCCATTCTACCGTGATGAAATTATTGACATGGGAGAATACCGTTCTAACCCTTGTCAGCGTCCAGTTCGCTTAGTTTCTGTGTTGTGGGGTTCAACTTGGTACTACTACCTGACAAATGTACTTGACCCCCAAAAGTTGTCTGCACAGCAGGTCTGTGAATTATATCGCAGGCGTTGGCGTGTTGAAGACGCATTTTTGCTCACAAAACGACTTTTGGGTTTGGCTTATATTTGGGTTGGCGATACCAACGGCGTACAAATCCAAATTTTTGCCACTTGGATTTTTTATGCTGTTCTCAATCAATTGTGTATTGATGTGGCTGTGGCTTTGAATCAACCATTAGACCTTATTTCTACTGAAATGGTTTTTCGTAGTTTATACCATTTCTCTGCTGCTGTTCTCCGTGGTGAGGCGGCTGACGTTGTGAGCTATCTTGTGGAACGTCACAAGCTGTTTGGATTAGTCAAATACAGGCGTAAGCGCCATCGAGAGATTGACGCTTACACCCAACAAATTTGGGCTTTATCTTCTTAA
- a CDS encoding zf-HC2 domain-containing protein, with protein sequence MNTNSQFNDNLPLQPHGNLPNEDVNGHANYTNNLTGDINMMKRDGLRPAMGDRFELLSAYLDGEVTAAERKQVEDLLANDKSVQALYHRLLKLRQGLRVLPIPESQPVEVTVQRVLTRLRRRSRLAIAFGGTAIAACALGALSGFFGGEDSQMLQMAQTPDKQVQPESVQPADTTLKVALNNPVIPIPKVAQAAPEKSVLPQMRSPKSTSSDNAVN encoded by the coding sequence ATGAATACTAATTCTCAGTTCAACGATAACCTTCCCTTGCAACCTCATGGAAATCTTCCTAATGAGGATGTAAACGGACATGCAAATTATACCAATAACTTAACGGGTGATATAAATATGATGAAGCGCGATGGTCTACGACCCGCCATGGGCGATCGCTTCGAGTTACTAAGTGCATATTTGGATGGTGAAGTGACAGCGGCAGAACGTAAGCAAGTTGAAGATTTGCTTGCCAATGACAAGTCAGTTCAGGCTCTATATCATAGATTGTTAAAGTTACGGCAAGGTTTACGAGTTCTGCCAATTCCTGAATCTCAACCAGTAGAGGTGACAGTACAGCGAGTTCTAACACGCTTACGTCGTCGTTCTCGACTGGCAATAGCATTTGGAGGAACAGCGATCGCTGCTTGCGCTCTAGGTGCATTATCAGGCTTTTTTGGTGGCGAAGACTCCCAAATGCTGCAAATGGCGCAAACGCCAGATAAGCAAGTCCAACCTGAATCAGTACAACCTGCTGATACAACCCTAAAGGTTGCTTTGAACAACCCAGTTATTCCGATTCCGAAAGTGGCACAAGCTGCACCAGAAAAGTCTGTTCTACCACAAATGCGATCGCCTAAGTCAACAAGTAGTGATAACGCTGTCAATTAG
- the nagA gene encoding N-acetylglucosamine-6-phosphate deacetylase: protein MIEIINARIENDVLQRILVNDENLIEQILPMGLQHQLSTSENREIIDVAGDWISLGGIDLQINGCLGLAFPDLNAENAYMLPKICEYLYNCGVDGFLPTLVTTSVENIHRSLAIIDNYINNSFSGSIQQAEILGVHLEGPFLNYQKRGAHPAEYLLPLEIAEVKRVLGDYSHIVKIITLAPELDPTGEVISHIPDGIIISLGHSQATATQAQQAFNRGATMVTHAFNAMPPLHHRQPGLLGAAITNPNVMCGFIADGEHVSPMMLDILLRASSYQEGAFLVSDALSPLGLPDGTYPWDSREIEVVNGTARLTDGTLSGTTLPLLVGVQNLVKWGLCEERLADAVKLRFAETIAIALATEAPRKAIGLPGMGVGSYANHLLRWSFDLDKQQLHWQRLL, encoded by the coding sequence ATGATTGAAATCATTAATGCCAGAATCGAGAATGATGTTTTACAAAGAATATTGGTAAATGATGAAAATCTCATTGAGCAAATTTTGCCAATGGGTTTACAACATCAACTCTCCACATCTGAAAATAGAGAAATAATTGACGTTGCCGGAGATTGGATTTCATTAGGTGGAATAGATTTACAAATTAATGGTTGCTTGGGATTAGCTTTCCCAGATTTAAATGCTGAGAATGCTTATATGTTGCCAAAAATCTGTGAGTATCTCTACAACTGTGGTGTTGATGGATTTTTGCCAACATTAGTGACAACATCAGTTGAAAATATTCACCGTTCTTTGGCAATTATTGATAACTATATAAATAATAGTTTCAGCGGCAGTATTCAGCAAGCAGAAATTCTTGGAGTGCATTTAGAAGGACCATTTTTAAATTATCAGAAACGCGGCGCACATCCGGCTGAATATTTATTACCTCTAGAAATCGCTGAGGTAAAAAGAGTTTTAGGAGATTATAGTCATATTGTAAAAATTATCACTCTTGCCCCAGAATTAGATCCCACAGGCGAGGTTATTTCCCATATACCCGATGGTATTATTATTAGTTTAGGACACTCACAAGCTACTGCAACTCAAGCACAACAAGCTTTTAATCGGGGTGCAACAATGGTGACACATGCATTTAATGCTATGCCACCCCTACACCACCGTCAACCTGGTTTACTGGGTGCTGCTATCACAAATCCCAATGTCATGTGTGGATTTATTGCTGATGGTGAGCATGTTTCACCTATGATGTTAGATATACTATTACGTGCAAGCTCCTATCAAGAAGGTGCTTTTCTTGTAAGTGATGCATTATCCCCTTTGGGTTTACCTGATGGAACTTATCCTTGGGATAGTCGAGAAATAGAAGTAGTGAATGGTACCGCCAGATTAACTGATGGTACTCTATCAGGGACAACTTTACCTTTGTTGGTGGGGGTACAGAATTTGGTAAAGTGGGGGTTGTGTGAGGAAAGACTCGCAGATGCGGTAAAGTTGCGCTTCGCTGAGACGATAGCGATCGCATTAGCAACCGAAGCACCAAGAAAAGCTATAGGTTTACCAGGTATGGGTGTCGGTAGCTATGCAAATCATCTTCTCAGATGGAGTTTTGATTTAGATAAACAGCAATTGCATTGGCAACGTCTACTCTAA
- the typA gene encoding translational GTPase TypA, which produces MTLPIRNVAIIAHVDHGKTTLVDALLRQSGIFREGEDVPDCVMDSNDLERERGITILSKNTAVRYGETLINIVDTPGHADFGGEVERVLGMVDGCILIVDANEGPMPQTRFVLKKALEKGLRPIVVVNKIDRPQAEPHKAIDKVLDLFLELGADDDQCDFPYLFASGLTGFAKDKLEDESTDMKPLFEGILRHVPPPVGDASKPLQLQVTTLDYSEYLGRIVIGRIHNGTIRMGQQAALITESGAIVKGKISKLMGFVGLKRVEMPEATAGNIVAVAGFSDAYIGETITDPNDPQALPLIKVDEPTLQMTFSVNDSPFAGQEGKLVTSRQVRDRLFRELETNVALRVEETESPDKFKVSGRGELHLGILIETMRREGYEFQVAQPQVIYREVNGQPCEPYELLVLDVPEEAVGSCIERLGQRKGEMQDMQVGGNGRTNLEFVIPARGLIGFRGEFMRMTRGDGIMNHSFLEYRGLSGDIEARNKGVLIAFEEGVSTAYAMRSGEDRGLFFISPGTKVYRGMIVGEHNRPQDLELNVCKSKQLTNHRAAGSDELVQLQTPVDMSLERALEYIGPDELVEVTPQSIRLRKMAKKLAGRR; this is translated from the coding sequence ATGACGCTTCCAATCCGTAACGTCGCTATCATCGCCCACGTTGACCATGGTAAAACCACCTTGGTTGACGCTCTCCTCAGACAATCTGGCATTTTCCGCGAAGGCGAAGACGTTCCGGATTGTGTCATGGACTCTAATGACTTAGAGCGTGAACGCGGAATCACAATTCTCTCAAAAAACACCGCTGTTAGATACGGTGAAACCCTCATTAACATTGTTGACACACCTGGACACGCTGACTTCGGTGGTGAAGTTGAGCGGGTTTTGGGCATGGTGGATGGTTGTATCCTGATTGTGGATGCTAACGAAGGTCCTATGCCACAAACTAGATTTGTGTTAAAAAAAGCACTGGAAAAGGGTCTACGCCCCATCGTTGTTGTCAACAAAATCGATAGACCTCAAGCTGAACCCCACAAAGCAATTGACAAGGTTCTAGATCTATTTTTAGAACTAGGCGCTGATGATGATCAGTGTGATTTTCCTTACCTGTTTGCTTCCGGTTTAACTGGATTCGCCAAAGACAAACTAGAAGATGAATCTACTGACATGAAACCCCTATTTGAAGGGATTCTACGTCACGTTCCCCCCCCAGTTGGTGATGCTAGCAAACCGCTGCAACTCCAAGTTACCACCCTGGATTATTCCGAATATTTGGGACGGATTGTTATTGGTCGGATTCACAACGGTACAATCCGCATGGGACAACAAGCCGCTTTGATTACAGAAAGCGGTGCCATTGTCAAGGGCAAAATCTCCAAGTTGATGGGTTTTGTGGGCTTGAAGCGCGTGGAAATGCCAGAAGCAACCGCAGGTAACATCGTGGCAGTTGCTGGCTTCTCAGATGCCTATATCGGCGAAACCATCACCGACCCCAACGACCCCCAAGCATTGCCACTAATTAAAGTAGATGAACCTACTTTACAAATGACCTTCTCTGTGAATGATTCCCCATTTGCAGGTCAAGAAGGTAAATTAGTGACATCACGGCAAGTACGCGATCGCTTATTCCGTGAATTGGAGACAAACGTTGCTTTACGTGTGGAAGAAACCGAATCCCCTGATAAATTTAAAGTCTCAGGACGTGGTGAACTTCACTTGGGTATCTTAATCGAAACCATGCGTCGTGAAGGTTACGAATTCCAAGTAGCACAGCCACAGGTAATTTACCGTGAAGTTAACGGACAACCCTGCGAACCCTACGAACTTCTAGTTTTGGATGTTCCAGAGGAAGCTGTTGGTAGCTGTATCGAACGTCTGGGACAGCGCAAAGGTGAAATGCAAGATATGCAAGTTGGTGGAAATGGACGCACCAACCTCGAATTTGTCATTCCTGCCCGTGGTTTAATTGGTTTCCGGGGTGAATTTATGCGGATGACTCGTGGTGACGGCATCATGAACCACAGTTTCTTAGAATATCGTGGTTTGAGCGGTGATATTGAAGCCCGTAACAAAGGTGTATTAATTGCCTTTGAAGAAGGTGTTTCCACTGCCTATGCCATGAGAAGCGGTGAAGATCGCGGTCTCTTCTTCATCTCACCTGGTACCAAAGTTTACAGGGGTATGATTGTTGGTGAACACAACCGTCCCCAAGATTTGGAACTGAACGTTTGTAAAAGTAAGCAGCTAACCAATCACCGCGCGGCTGGTAGTGATGAATTAGTTCAGTTGCAAACTCCCGTAGACATGAGCTTGGAGCGTGCTTTGGAATACATTGGTCCAGATGAGTTGGTGGAAGTTACACCCCAATCAATTCGTTTGCGGAAGATGGCAAAAAAGCTCGCAGGTAGACGTTAA
- a CDS encoding type II toxin-antitoxin system RelE/ParE family toxin has product MTSILLLIHGFQKKTQKTSNKEMNLAKEGLKRFLQQEPVTETNHYFIIQFRCSPFYRELV; this is encoded by the coding sequence GTGACAAGCATCTTACTTCTAATTCACGGATTTCAAAAGAAAACCCAAAAAACATCAAACAAAGAGATGAATTTAGCCAAAGAAGGCTTGAAAAGGTTTTTACAGCAAGAACCCGTCACAGAGACAAATCATTACTTTATAATACAATTTAGATGCTCCCCATTTTACAGAGAATTGGTATAA
- a CDS encoding 2OG-Fe(II) oxygenase translates to MKYYRQQSNAFPASYLNDLFGEIKACPYFVTNNLNRDFVATKGFSVVFQQSGLMEVEEKFPFFKRYLDVALQSNCNAFYLNPLLLQSGSRVDPHIDRSLRSYCKTIEPPLFVSVLYVRIPENMEGGELILRCQKRQVGQIKPEINNLVYFQGDLTHSVNAVKTTGNRLSLVCEQYSLSDSELEEIPNFLVESRIVQPAKKKMR, encoded by the coding sequence GTGAAATACTATCGTCAACAATCCAATGCTTTCCCTGCTAGTTACCTAAATGATTTATTTGGGGAAATTAAAGCTTGTCCCTATTTTGTTACCAATAACCTGAACCGGGATTTTGTGGCTACTAAGGGGTTTTCTGTAGTTTTTCAACAGTCGGGATTAATGGAGGTAGAAGAAAAATTTCCCTTTTTCAAACGCTATTTAGATGTGGCTCTCCAGTCTAATTGTAATGCTTTTTACCTAAATCCGTTACTTTTACAGTCAGGTTCCCGTGTTGATCCTCATATCGATCGCTCGTTACGTTCTTACTGTAAAACTATAGAACCCCCACTATTTGTCAGTGTACTCTATGTGCGGATACCAGAAAATATGGAAGGGGGAGAATTGATATTACGTTGTCAAAAACGGCAAGTTGGACAGATTAAACCAGAGATAAATAACTTGGTTTATTTTCAGGGTGATTTAACTCATTCTGTGAATGCTGTTAAAACTACAGGAAACCGTCTCAGCTTGGTTTGTGAACAATATAGTTTGAGTGATTCGGAGTTAGAAGAAATACCAAATTTTCTAGTAGAATCACGGATTGTTCAGCCTGCTAAAAAGAAAATGCGGTGA
- a CDS encoding element excision factor XisH family protein has translation MITDEQFLIRSGGVEIYIDIGAEKIIAAERNN, from the coding sequence GTGATCACGGATGAACAATTTCTAATTCGCTCCGGTGGAGTTGAGATATATATTGATATTGGTGCTGAAAAAATTATTGCAGCAGAACGGAATAATTAA
- a CDS encoding sigma-70 family RNA polymerase sigma factor: MSESISVSWSTVGTSLPEASVQVDKLSNHDLILRCQAGLRPERVAFAELMHRYQSQVDRVLYHLAPDWADRADLAQEVWIRVFRNVNKLQEPAKFRGWLSRIATNLFYDELRKRKRVVSPLSLDAPRALDDGEMDWEIAGDTPGPEEELTTREFYEQLREAIADLPEVFRTTIVLREIEGMAYEEIAEITGVSLGTVKSRIARARSRLQSQLQSYLDA; the protein is encoded by the coding sequence ATGAGTGAATCGATTAGTGTATCCTGGTCAACAGTTGGTACCAGCCTCCCGGAAGCATCGGTGCAAGTTGACAAACTCTCAAACCACGACCTGATTTTGCGCTGTCAAGCTGGGCTGCGTCCTGAACGTGTTGCGTTTGCGGAACTCATGCACCGCTATCAGAGTCAAGTTGACCGAGTGCTGTATCATTTAGCTCCAGATTGGGCAGATCGGGCTGATTTAGCTCAAGAAGTTTGGATTCGAGTTTTTCGCAATGTTAACAAGTTGCAGGAACCAGCTAAATTTCGCGGTTGGTTAAGCCGGATTGCCACAAACTTGTTCTACGATGAGTTACGTAAGCGCAAGCGGGTTGTTAGCCCACTATCTTTGGATGCACCTCGTGCATTAGATGATGGTGAAATGGATTGGGAAATCGCAGGTGATACCCCAGGACCAGAGGAAGAACTAACAACTAGAGAATTTTATGAGCAATTGCGTGAAGCGATCGCTGATTTGCCGGAAGTCTTCCGGACTACGATTGTGCTTAGAGAAATCGAAGGCATGGCGTATGAGGAAATTGCTGAGATTACTGGTGTATCCCTCGGAACTGTCAAGTCTCGAATTGCCCGCGCTCGTTCGCGTTTGCAGTCACAACTCCAAAGCTATTTAGATGCATAG
- a CDS encoding SDR family oxidoreductase encodes MVSLQNKIILITGASSGIGAACAKVFADVGARLILVARRYEKLEQLATTLQLTSQTAYLVQLDVRDRIAVESTISNLSPEWSNIDILINNAGLSRGLDKLHEGNFLDWEEMIDTNIKGLLYLTRYVVPGMVERKNGHIINIGSIAGHQTYPGGNVYCGTKAAVKAISEGLKQDLLGTPIRVTSVDPGMVETEFSQVRFHGDNQRAEKVYQGVTPLTADDIADTIFFCATRPAHVNINEVILMPVDQASATLVNRKL; translated from the coding sequence ATGGTTTCACTTCAAAACAAAATTATTTTGATCACTGGTGCTAGTAGTGGTATTGGTGCAGCTTGTGCAAAAGTATTTGCTGATGTGGGTGCTAGGCTAATTTTAGTGGCAAGAAGGTACGAAAAATTAGAGCAACTTGCCACAACATTACAACTAACTTCCCAGACGGCTTATTTAGTACAATTGGATGTACGCGATCGCATTGCGGTTGAATCCACCATTTCTAATCTGTCCCCGGAATGGTCAAATATTGATATCTTGATCAATAATGCTGGCTTAAGTCGTGGTTTAGATAAACTTCATGAGGGTAATTTCCTTGATTGGGAGGAAATGATTGATACCAATATCAAGGGTTTACTTTACCTGACTCGCTACGTAGTTCCTGGGATGGTGGAACGGAAAAATGGTCATATTATCAATATTGGTTCCATCGCTGGACATCAAACCTATCCAGGGGGAAATGTATATTGTGGAACAAAAGCCGCTGTCAAAGCGATTTCCGAGGGTTTGAAACAAGACTTGTTAGGGACTCCAATCCGTGTTACTTCTGTAGATCCGGGAATGGTAGAAACCGAATTTAGTCAAGTTAGATTTCATGGGGACAATCAGCGTGCTGAAAAAGTCTACCAAGGAGTTACACCTTTAACTGCCGATGACATTGCAGACACAATATTTTTTTGTGCCACTCGTCCTGCACATGTCAATATTAATGAAGTAATTTTAATGCCTGTTGATCAAGCTAGTGCCACTTTGGTGAACAGAAAATTATAA
- a CDS encoding cyclase family protein, with amino-acid sequence MNGDSQFINRVKSFLKLEVAPHANQMDFESQTLFNALRKLGKKELLALRVPQRWGGKELSDATFNDFQELVARYSGALAFLQTQHQSAAGMLVASNNRELQQKYLPRMGNGEILLGIGFSQLRRKGQPSIVATPVEGGYQLDGDVPWVTGWGIFSEFIVAATLPDGKAVFSIVSLVDSKQDEGGSIKLSAVASLAAMTATNTVTAKLNSWFLAAADVVFVKPTGWIHENDQNNVLKASFLATGCALAGLDIIETVAKSKNLPFIDAAFSQLSQEVDNCRVAIRAAQKNIHLGMAEKLKLRVWAIDLAARVSHAAVTVSSGAANYQNHDAQRVYREALVFTVTGQTQEVMAGTLARLVGRKEELGQISATVADFSEPCSVRSRGTLNLEGAGCKGEEYDTSFKYSDPNTRSSFSRVIHLSHVVDADIPQWQDDPKVKFTTIARIETQGYFLRELQIGEHSATHMNAPCSFYDNAKSIDEYAADSLIVNAVVIDICKQVQEDPNYQLSVADAIAWEQQQGLIPPQSLVLLHTGWGERWENPQAFMNQDAEGNMNFPGFSLDAVKFLLDSRQAAGIGIDTHGVDGGEDTTFAVNRLVLAKQKIVLENLANLEQLPPKGITVVIGILRLRHGSGSPVGILALLPDR; translated from the coding sequence ATGAATGGCGACTCTCAGTTTATCAATCGTGTCAAATCTTTTTTAAAGCTGGAAGTTGCCCCCCATGCGAATCAAATGGATTTTGAATCTCAAACTCTGTTCAATGCATTACGCAAACTGGGAAAAAAGGAACTTTTAGCACTGCGAGTTCCTCAAAGATGGGGTGGGAAAGAACTGAGTGATGCAACTTTCAATGATTTTCAAGAACTTGTGGCTAGGTATTCCGGTGCATTGGCTTTTTTGCAGACGCAACATCAAAGTGCAGCGGGGATGTTAGTTGCTAGCAATAATAGAGAGTTGCAGCAAAAGTATTTACCACGGATGGGAAATGGAGAAATTCTCCTGGGTATCGGTTTCTCGCAGTTACGACGCAAGGGACAACCATCGATAGTTGCGACACCTGTAGAAGGTGGATATCAATTGGATGGGGATGTACCTTGGGTGACAGGATGGGGAATTTTTTCCGAGTTTATTGTCGCTGCAACGTTGCCTGATGGTAAAGCTGTATTTAGCATTGTTTCCTTGGTGGATAGTAAGCAAGATGAAGGTGGTAGTATCAAGTTGAGTGCAGTTGCTAGTTTAGCCGCGATGACTGCAACAAACACCGTGACAGCAAAGCTAAACAGTTGGTTTTTGGCTGCTGCGGATGTGGTTTTTGTGAAACCAACTGGTTGGATTCACGAAAATGATCAAAATAACGTTCTCAAAGCCAGTTTTTTAGCAACTGGATGTGCCTTAGCTGGTTTAGATATTATTGAGACGGTTGCTAAAAGTAAAAATCTTCCTTTTATTGATGCTGCTTTTTCTCAACTTTCCCAGGAAGTAGATAATTGTCGGGTAGCAATTCGTGCAGCACAAAAAAATATCCATTTAGGAATGGCAGAAAAATTAAAATTACGAGTGTGGGCAATTGATTTAGCCGCAAGGGTTTCCCATGCTGCGGTGACTGTTTCTAGTGGTGCGGCAAATTATCAAAATCATGATGCACAACGTGTTTACCGCGAGGCTTTGGTATTTACCGTAACCGGGCAAACTCAGGAAGTGATGGCAGGAACCTTGGCTAGATTAGTCGGCAGGAAAGAGGAATTGGGGCAGATTTCGGCTACGGTTGCCGATTTTTCTGAGCCTTGCTCAGTGCGGAGCCGAGGTACGCTCAATCTAGAGGGTGCAGGGTGCAAGGGGGAAGAATATGACACAAGCTTTAAATATTCTGATCCGAATACCAGATCATCGTTTTCCCGTGTAATTCATCTTAGCCATGTAGTTGATGCTGATATCCCTCAATGGCAGGACGATCCAAAGGTTAAATTTACTACTATTGCTAGAATAGAAACACAGGGCTATTTTCTGCGAGAGTTGCAAATAGGGGAACATAGCGCTACACACATGAATGCACCCTGTAGCTTTTACGACAACGCTAAAAGTATTGATGAATATGCTGCCGATTCGTTAATTGTGAATGCGGTAGTTATAGATATTTGCAAACAAGTTCAAGAAGATCCTAATTATCAGCTTTCCGTGGCAGATGCGATCGCATGGGAACAGCAACAGGGTTTAATTCCTCCCCAGAGTTTGGTTCTCTTACACACAGGTTGGGGAGAGAGATGGGAAAATCCCCAAGCATTTATGAATCAAGATGCAGAGGGAAACATGAATTTTCCCGGTTTTAGTCTTGATGCTGTGAAATTCCTGTTAGATTCTCGCCAAGCCGCCGGAATCGGTATCGATACCCACGGTGTAGATGGGGGAGAAGATACAACTTTTGCAGTCAATCGGTTAGTTTTGGCAAAACAGAAGATTGTTTTAGAGAACTTGGCAAACTTAGAACAGCTACCACCTAAGGGTATAACCGTAGTCATTGGGATTTTGAGATTGCGTCATGGTTCCGGTTCACCAGTAGGAATTTTGGCATTATTACCAGACAGATGA
- a CDS encoding tellurite resistance TerB family protein, with the protein MALFDNEFSNNTVREVFSPAEAFAAIALLAVGSDGYPSDEETKKVSMALSWTKLFSTYSTEVVDQILEKLLKILHREGFNTLFETAKESLSFELRESAFAVAADIMLMNDAITQDEQGFLKDLYHYLGLNEQVANQIIDVMLMKNR; encoded by the coding sequence ATGGCATTATTTGACAATGAGTTCAGTAATAATACTGTAAGAGAAGTTTTTAGTCCTGCGGAAGCATTCGCAGCAATTGCCTTACTAGCAGTCGGTTCGGATGGATATCCATCTGATGAGGAAACGAAAAAAGTTTCTATGGCACTGTCGTGGACAAAACTATTTTCTACTTACTCTACTGAAGTAGTGGATCAGATTTTGGAAAAGCTGTTGAAAATTCTGCACCGTGAAGGATTCAATACTTTGTTTGAAACGGCTAAGGAATCTTTATCATTTGAATTACGCGAATCTGCGTTTGCAGTTGCTGCTGATATTATGTTGATGAATGATGCCATTACCCAAGATGAACAAGGATTTTTAAAGGATTTATATCATTATTTGGGTCTTAATGAGCAAGTGGCTAATCAAATCATTGACGTTATGCTGATGAAGAATCGCTAA